Genomic segment of Aliarcobacter trophiarum LMG 25534:
GTATTACTAAACCAAAAATGGTACTCCCAGTACGATTCGAACGTACGGCCTACGCCTTAGAAGGGCGTTGCTCTATCCAGCTGAGCTATGGAAGCATAAAATAAAAATGGGGTAGATAATGGGGCTCGAACCCACGACCCTCGGAACCACAACCCGATGCTCTAACCAACTGAGCTATACCTACCATAAATTTTAAGTCCTAATGGTCGGGGCGAGAGGATTCGAACCTCCGGCCCCCTGGTCCCAAACCAGGTGCGCTAACCAGACTGCGCTACGCCCCGATAAACACCTTTTAACTCAAAAAGTGGACGGAATTATATTATATATTTTCTCTTTTGTCAAGGCTTTTTTAAAGAAATTTGAAAAAAGTTCAAATTCCTTTAAATTATTTAAAATTGGATTAGTCCATCAAGAGGTGAACTAGCACTTGCATATGGTTTTTTCTCTATTCTTCCAGCTTTATAACCCAACCTTCCAGCTATAACTGCATGTTTCATAGCTATTGCCATTGAAATGGGGTCTTTTGCACAAGCTATTGCAGTATTTGTTAAAACTCCATCAGCTCCTAATTCCATACAAATACTAGCATCACTAGCACAACCAACTCCTGCATCTACAATTACTGGAACTTTTACGCTATCTTTTATGAATGCAATATTATATTTATTTTGAACACCTAAACCACTTCCAATTGGAGCAGCTAATGGCATAATAGCATCAGCTCCCATATCTTCAAGTCTTTTTGCAACAATTAAATCATCACTTGTATATGCCATTACAGTAAATCCATCTTTTTTTAGTATTTCACAAGCTTTTATTGTCTCAATTACATCAGGATATAAAGTTTTAGTAAAATCTCCTATGATTTCAAGTTTAACTAAATCAATTCCAGTAGCCTCTCTCATTAATCTAAAAGTTGTTACAGCCTCTTGTGCATTTTTACATCCAGCACTATTTGGCAAAAACTTTATATTAGTGTCTTTGAAATAATCTAATAAATTTTCTTCATTTGGATTTGTAATATTTACTCTTCTAATTGCAACTGTTATTAATTCACTTCCACTCGCAAGTGTTGCCTCTTTTGTAGTTTGGAAATCTTTATATTTTCCGCTCCCAACAATTAGTCTACTATTAAACTCATATTTTCCTATTTTTAATATATCACTCATATTGTATTTTCCTTTATAAATTTTAAATAATCTTTGCTAATATTTGAAATATCTATTGCGATAATTTCTGGCACATCATAACTATGAAGTTCTAAAATTCTACTTTTTACTTTAGCAAAAAGCTTTTTTTTTGTTTTTATATTAACAAGTGTTTCATTATCACAACAAATTTTATTTTTCCATGAGTATATAGATTTTATCTCTTTTAGTTGAACACAAGCTGCTAATTTTTCAACTATTAAAATATTTGATAATTTTTTTGCCTCTTCTTCATTTTTAAAAGTTGTTTGAATAATTATTGGTTTCATAATTTTTTTACCTTTTTGATTAAATCATTTGGGTTTAATGAGTAGTTGTTTTTCTTATACTTTTTTGATGCAAGGGTGTGGGCTAAACTTGCAGAAATAGTTGCATTTAGAGGTTCATAACCTTGGGCTAAAAGTGAAGCAATTAAACCACTTAAAACATCTCCACTTCCACCTTTACTCAAGACTTGTGTTCCATAACTATTTATATATATCTTGTTATCTTTTGCAATTAAAACATTTGCACCTTTTAAAAGCAAAGTTGTTTTTGGATATTTTTTACAAAATTTTTTAACGTATAAAAATCTATTATTTTGTAACTCTTCAATAGAGATATCTGCAATATTTGTTAATTTTAATAATGAGATAAACTCTTTTGGGTGAGGAGTTAATACAATATTTTCATCTAAATAGTTCACTATTAGTGGTTTGTAAAAGATATCAGCATCAAAAACCTTTGGAAAATTAAGTTCTAAAATCTCTTCTAAATTTTTATCATATATTTCTCCAAGCCCCATACCAATAGCAATTGCTGTACAGTTTTGAGCAATATTTCTACTTTGCATAATATACTCTGTAATATTTTGCTCTTTTGAACATACAATTGTAACAAGCCCAGCACCAAATGAAAATGCTGCTTTTGAAGATATTATAGATGCTCCTATTTTTTCACCAGCTATGATATTTAGATGTCCAAAAGTACCCTTATGGCTATTTTTATTATTTCTAAATGGTAAAACCATATCTTTCTTTTCTAATAAGAATATATCTGCATCTATTTGGAAAATATCTTTATGAACTCCTAAATTTACAAGTTTTATATCTCCTACATAATCTTTTGCAGTATCACTAAATAGTGATGTTTTGTAAGCTCCCATTGTAAATGTGATATCGCTTTTATATGCAATATTTATAATTTGTCCATAAATATCTATTCCACTTGGAATATCACAAGCTATTTTAAAAGAGTTAAAACTATTTAGACTAGCTATTAAATTAATAATATTTTCATCTAATTTTTTATTTAATCCAGTTCCAAAAATACAATCAACTATAATATCTGCTTCAAATAAATTGTGAACAAACTCTATATTTAAACTCTTTGCCCTTTTGTATTGGAGTTTTGCCATTGCACTTTTTGGCTCTTTTACTATATATATCTTTACATTAAAATTTTTGTGTAAAAGTCTTGCAAGTGCTAAACCATCAGCTCCATTATTCCCACATCCACAAACAATTAGAATAGTTTTATTTTTTCTGAATTTTTTTAATATATAGTTAAAAATTGAATTTGAGGCATGTTCCATCAAAATCTCTTCTGATAGAAAAAAATCTTTAACTACTCTTTTTTCTAAACTAGCAACTTCATCAAAGACTTTTTTCATAATAAACCTCTCTTTTAGTTTTTAAATTTCCATCCATTATCTACTAGAATTATTCTAATTTTATCTTTTAAATCACCTTGTATTTCTATACTCTCATCTTTTATAGAACCACCACATGCAAGTTTGGTTTTGAGTAATTTTAAAATCTCTTTTCTTTTTTCATCTTCTACTTGAAATTTACCTATAACAGTAACAGGTTTTCCGTTTCTTTTTTCAAATGAAAAAACTAATCTATGTTTATCTTTTGCTAAAATAATCTGTTTCTCTTCTTTTTTATTTTTATCCTCTTTTTGTGTATCAAAAACATTTCCATCTAATTTAGCTCCTAAGCCCAAAGCTAATTTTTCAGCAATTCCCATTTTTAATAATCCTTTAATCTCGTCTTTATATCTAAATCTTCTAAAGTGGTAAACTCACCATTTTTATACTGTTCAATTGCTACTCTTCCAATCATAGCTGCATTATCTGAACAATACTTTAATTCTGATAGATGCAAGGTTGTACCATATTTTTTACAAAGATCTTCAAGCTCTTTTCGTAAAAATAGATTTGCACTTGCACCTCCAACTATTGCAAAATCCTTTATAGTATTTTGTTTGAATAGTTTTCTTAACTTTTGCAAGATATGTTCTACTGCTGTTTTTTGAAAACAAGCACATACATCATAAATATCTTGCTCATTTAAAGTGGTGCGTTCAAGCTCATCTATCTTTAATCTTACTGCATTTTTAAGCCCTGAGTAACTAAACTCAATTTTAGGGCTTTGTGAAAGTGGAATAGGAAAAATAAATCTATTCTTATCTCCATGTTCTGCATATTTTTCAATAATTGGACCACCAGGATAGCCCAAATTTAGCATTTTTGAAACCTTATCAAAACTCTCTCCAAAGCTATCATCTAAAGTTCTAGCTAATATTTGCATATCATTTAAACTTTTAGCTTCAACTATTTGAGTATGTCCTCCAGAAACCAATAGAACAGTAATAGGAAATAAACTCTCTTTTTCAATAAAAAGTGAGTGAACATGTCCTTTTAGGTGATTTACTGCAATTAGTGGCAGATTTAACGCGATACTAATAGCTTTTGCCATAGCTACACCTTCAGTTAAAGTTACACTTAAACCAGGAGCATTTGTAACTGCAACTGCTTTTAAATCTTTTAAATATTTTTTGCACTCTTCAAGTATTTTTGGTAAAGCTTCAATATGTAATCTAGCAGCAAGTTCAGGCACAACCCCACCATAAATGCTGTGTTCTAGCTCTTGGGATATTTTTTTATGAAAAACTAACTCTAAAGTTTCTATTTTTGTAATAGAGATAGAGCTATCATCACAAGATGATTCAATAGCTAAAATCATTAGGGTTTATCCTTTATACTTGGTTTGATGAGGTGTAAGCCTCATTTCCTGCTTTTATCCAGTCCAAAGCACAATCAAGCTTTCCAAATCCTGCACTTGTATTTATATGACCAGCATTTTCCATAATTTTCATACCAATATTTAGTTTGCTTTGTAAAGCTATAGCCTCTTCTATACTTAAATATGGGTCATTTGTTGAAGCTGCCATTATTATATCTTCAGATTTTAAATCTTTTGGAATTGGATATGGGAAAAAACTAGGGGCTTCTTTAAGTTTTTCATCTCTTATAGGAGCAACTAACATTAATTTTTCTAAACTTATATCAAAGTTTTGGCAAAGATGAAACCATAAAATATTTGCTAGAGAATGACAAACTACAATATGTGGTTTAAAGTGTTCTAGCTCTTTTCTTACAAAATCTAACCACTCATTTAAATCTGGATTATTTTTGTTTGGTAAACATGGAAAAGATACTATATAATTCTCTTTTATTAAATCTTGTGCTAAGTGGTTTTGCCAATGTGGATATGAACTTCCACTAAGTCCATGAAGAATTAAAACTCTTTTACTCATATTTTCCTCCTATTTGCTTTATTTCAAATTTTGCTCTTTTTAAACTGTTTTCTAAAGTTTTATCAAAATATTCTATTGAAAACTTATAATTTTCTTTAAAGACTAAGGCAATTATCTCTTTTTTATCTATATTATTTATTGTATCTTCACTATTTTTTGAGTACTTTTTCCACTCTTCAAATTTGTTTTCATATAGATTTATAATATTTTTTTCAAACTTATTTCTACTATAAATTAGATAAATAACTAAAATTAGTAAAATAGCAAAAGGTATTAATAAATCAATAGCCATAATAGCCTCTAATTTCTTTATTTATTAAAAAAACATCATCTATATTTTGTGCTTTTAGATTAGAAAATCTATCTATTGCGTCTAAATTTATCTTTGAAATATCTAAAAAGCCAATTTTTCCACTTAAAAACTTTGAAACTGCAACTTCATTTGAAGCATTTAAAATAAGTCCCAAGTCAAGGTTTTCTAAAACTTCACTTTTTTTGCTCCAAATAGGGTATCTATTCTCATCTATTGTTTTAAATTCCAAAGAGCCAATTCCTAATAAATCAACTTGTTTTAAAATCTCATCTTCGATTTTATCCATAATAGCATAAGCTATTGGAAGTTGCATAGAAACTCCAGCAATATGTGCTGTTGAACTCCCATCTTTAAAATTTATTAGAGCATGAATGATTGATTTTGGCTCAATAATTGCATCTATATTTTTAGTATCAAAAAGCCAAGCCGCTTCTATTAGTTCAAATATTTTATTTGTCATAGTTGCACTATCAATTGTAATTTTATCTCCCATTTCCCAGTTTGGATGATTTAGTGCCTCTTTTATACTCACATTTTTCAAAGTTTCCAAAGGATAATCTCTAAAACTTCCTCCACTAGCAGTTATTGTCATACTTGATATTTTTTTATCGTTTAGCAGATACCAAAGCCCAAAGTGTTCGCTATCTATTGCTCTTAAATTTGTTTTGTCTATAAACTTACCTGCAACAACAAGGGACTCCTTATTTGCAAGGCAGAGTTTTTTTTTGCACTCTATTGCTTTTAAAGTTGGTTTTAGCCCCAAAAATCCAACAAGTGCATTTACTACAATATTTGAGCTAGAATTTTCAATAGCTTCCAAAATTGCATCTTCTCCATATCTTACATTTGTATGATTCACTTTATGTAAATCCTCTTTTGAAGATATAACTACTTTTTTTGGCTTAAACTCTTTTATTTGAGAATTTAGAAGCTCTATATTTTTCCCAGCAACTAAAACCTCAATATCTAATCCATACTTTTTTGCAACAATTAGAGTATTTACCCCAATAGAGCCTGTACTTCCTAAAATTATCAAATAATCACTCTAAGTAGAACTAACATTACAATTGCACCAAATAAGTAGCCATCTACTCTATCTAGAATACCACCATGTCCTGGAAGAATATTTCCACTATCTTTAACACCAGCTTCTCTTTTTAAGTAACTTTCATATAAATCACCAAATACTGAAGATAATGAAACTATTGCTGATACTATGATAGCTCCTAAAATACCAACATCATTTATAGATGTGAAAATACCAATAATAACTGCAAAAATCATACCTCCAATAACACCCTCTAAAGTTTTATTTGGACTTGTTTCACAAAATGGAGTTCTACCAAATGTTTTTCCAACAAAATAAGCTCCTGTATCAGTAGCTGCAACTATCATTAATAGCCAAAATAGAACCATTACCCCAAATTCGCTATATAGTGCCATTAAAAATACAAAAGAAGCAGTAGGATAAAGAAGTGGTAAAATCATCTTTTTATCAAGCTTTCTTTTATATGCAAGCTGTGAAGCATATCCCATAGCAACTATAAAGATTAAATCAACAGGCATTGGATAGAAATATACTGCTATCCAAAGTAGTAGGATATAGATATATATACTTTTATCTTCAAGTTTATATAGAGTTTTTGCTTCACTAACAGCAATCATTAAAATTACACCAAATACCAACCAAAATAGAAAGTATGAATCTATATAGGCAATGATTAAAAAGAGTATAAATAGTACAAGAGCTGTTTTTACCCTTGTCGATGAATTTCCTAAAATTTTAAACATAAAATTACCTTAAACTAAAATACAATATTTTACTAAAATTTTGCTTTTAAATCGATTTAATAATAATTTATAGTTTTTATCTTTAGATGCACTAAAATAGTTTTAGTGCATCGCTTAATTTTAAAATAGCCCTGATATTTGGTTAGAAATTTGTTTTTCTAAAATTGGAGTTGCCTCTTCTAATGTTAAATCCATCTTTGTAGCTTCTGCTAACATCACTGTTTTATACTCTTTTCTCTCTTCTTCGTAGTACTGAGTTTTGTCATTTGCCATATTTGAGTTTATATGACCTGTTGCATTTGTATCCCTAACACTTCCTCCAAAGCTATTTATAAATCCTGATTTTTGACCATCTTTTACACTTGCTTGTCCACTTACTGTTGAATTTTGTGTAAGAACTAAATTTTTTGCTTTCTCTTTAATTAAAACATCTACTTGCATTTGATAAATTGTATCTTCTGTTGCTTTACCAATAAGCCCACCAATTACAGCAGCTCCTAAACCAACTCCAATAGCTTGTCCAGCACCACCGTTATTGTATCCAGATACCCCAGCCCCAATAGCTCCAGTTGCTAAACCAGCACCTATTGCATTATTCTCTTGTTTTTTATCACAATAAAGTACATTTACCATTAAAATATAAGTTGCCTCATCTGGGTCATCAACAACTCTATATCCCTTTGCTTGAAGGTCACTTACTAAACTATTTTCTAGGTTAATTGGCTGACCACTAGTATTTTTGCTAGATACAAAAACTGTTCTTAACTCTTTTTTCACAGGATCTATAAAAACAGATTGAGACATTCTTACATTAGTTTGTAACTCTGTTGTAGCACAACCTGTAAATAATATAGTTGCAGAAACAATGCTTAATCCTATATTTTTAAATTTATTCATTTAAATATCCTTTAATTTTATAATTTAAATAGTATTTTATTTTATCAAATTAAATTTTAATGCTTACTGTATTATAAGGGTTATATAATACATTTGCACCATGTTGAATTTTGACATTTCTTCTTTGAGTATAATCAACTTCAAAGATTCCTCCACCATTTATACTAAATTTTGCACACAAAGATGCAGCTTTTTCTATAATATTTTGTGGTAACTCTTTTTTGCTATTTTGAACTATTACATGACAAGAAGGTCTATCTTTTAGATGAAACCAAAAATCACTAGCTTTTGAGTTTTCAAGTAAATAGATATTTTCTCTCTCATTTGTTCCTAGCATAATTTTAAAGTTATCAAAAAAGAAGCTCTCATAATTTTGTGCTTTTTTTGTTTTTACTTGGTTTTTCTCTTTTTTTGGTAGCAAAAACTCACACTCATCAATTGAATTTGCATTTTGGAGATTTATTTTTAATCTCTTCAAAAAGTCTAATTTATCTCTTAAGTTTTCCTCTTCAATAGTTATATTTAAGGCTTTTTGTTTAAATTTCTTTGCTCTTTTAAATAAATCATTTGTAAAAGTAGTTGGATTTTTCATATTTTCTAGATTAATAATTACTAAATTTCCACTGTAATCCTCAACTTTTAGCTCTTTTTGATAAGCTTTTATAGTATGTAAATTTGCTAAAATCAAATTTGCTTTGCTATAAGTATCAATACTCTCTTTTTCTAAATCCAACTTTTTTGGTAAAGAGTTTAATATGTTTTCTAGTTTTTTTATATTTTTATCAATAGTTAAAATTTTCTGTTTTTTAATGTTTTCTAAATTTTCTTTTATTTGGTTTTCATAGACTTCATACAGATAATCTTCTATATTTTCTATCTCATACTTTTTCGGTATAAACTCTTTTTTTGGTATCTCTTCTAGTTTTAGCCCAACTTTTACGACTCTAAAAGATGACTGTTCATCAATATGTCTTAAAGCTTCCAAAATAGTTCTATTTTCATCTAAAATAATGATATTTGTATATTTACCAGTAAATTCAAGTT
This window contains:
- a CDS encoding phosphatidate cytidylyltransferase, giving the protein MFKILGNSSTRVKTALVLFILFLIIAYIDSYFLFWLVFGVILMIAVSEAKTLYKLEDKSIYIYILLLWIAVYFYPMPVDLIFIVAMGYASQLAYKRKLDKKMILPLLYPTASFVFLMALYSEFGVMVLFWLLMIVAATDTGAYFVGKTFGRTPFCETSPNKTLEGVIGGMIFAVIIGIFTSINDVGILGAIIVSAIVSLSSVFGDLYESYLKREAGVKDSGNILPGHGGILDRVDGYLFGAIVMLVLLRVII
- a CDS encoding RBBP9/YdeN family alpha/beta hydrolase — protein: MSKRVLILHGLSGSSYPHWQNHLAQDLIKENYIVSFPCLPNKNNPDLNEWLDFVRKELEHFKPHIVVCHSLANILWFHLCQNFDISLEKLMLVAPIRDEKLKEAPSFFPYPIPKDLKSEDIIMAASTNDPYLSIEEAIALQSKLNIGMKIMENAGHINTSAGFGKLDCALDWIKAGNEAYTSSNQV
- the dxr gene encoding 1-deoxy-D-xylulose-5-phosphate reductoisomerase; amino-acid sequence: MIILGSTGSIGVNTLIVAKKYGLDIEVLVAGKNIELLNSQIKEFKPKKVVISSKEDLHKVNHTNVRYGEDAILEAIENSSSNIVVNALVGFLGLKPTLKAIECKKKLCLANKESLVVAGKFIDKTNLRAIDSEHFGLWYLLNDKKISSMTITASGGSFRDYPLETLKNVSIKEALNHPNWEMGDKITIDSATMTNKIFELIEAAWLFDTKNIDAIIEPKSIIHALINFKDGSSTAHIAGVSMQLPIAYAIMDKIEDEILKQVDLLGIGSLEFKTIDENRYPIWSKKSEVLENLDLGLILNASNEVAVSKFLSGKIGFLDISKINLDAIDRFSNLKAQNIDDVFLINKEIRGYYGY
- the cutA gene encoding divalent-cation tolerance protein CutA — protein: MKPIIIQTTFKNEEEAKKLSNILIVEKLAACVQLKEIKSIYSWKNKICCDNETLVNIKTKKKLFAKVKSRILELHSYDVPEIIAIDISNISKDYLKFIKENTI
- a CDS encoding complement resistance protein TraT — protein: MNKFKNIGLSIVSATILFTGCATTELQTNVRMSQSVFIDPVKKELRTVFVSSKNTSGQPINLENSLVSDLQAKGYRVVDDPDEATYILMVNVLYCDKKQENNAIGAGLATGAIGAGVSGYNNGGAGQAIGVGLGAAVIGGLIGKATEDTIYQMQVDVLIKEKAKNLVLTQNSTVSGQASVKDGQKSGFINSFGGSVRDTNATGHINSNMANDKTQYYEEERKEYKTVMLAEATKMDLTLEEATPILEKQISNQISGLF
- a CDS encoding NFACT RNA binding domain-containing protein; the protein is MQYNILTKIVEYLNQNSQNIKFIKRIDNNIIIIEFNNKNIIYFDLNKSNSKIFKSKEQITLKKDFNAPFDVVLQKKFTNTKVKSIEIYNNDKIINIKVSSSSSYKKEDLILQLEFTGKYTNIIILDENRTILEALRHIDEQSSFRVVKVGLKLEEIPKKEFIPKKYEIENIEDYLYEVYENQIKENLENIKKQKILTIDKNIKKLENILNSLPKKLDLEKESIDTYSKANLILANLHTIKAYQKELKVEDYSGNLVIINLENMKNPTTFTNDLFKRAKKFKQKALNITIEEENLRDKLDFLKRLKINLQNANSIDECEFLLPKKEKNQVKTKKAQNYESFFFDNFKIMLGTNERENIYLLENSKASDFWFHLKDRPSCHVIVQNSKKELPQNIIEKAASLCAKFSINGGGIFEVDYTQRRNVKIQHGANVLYNPYNTVSIKI
- a CDS encoding translation initiation factor yields the protein MGIAEKLALGLGAKLDGNVFDTQKEDKNKKEEKQIILAKDKHRLVFSFEKRNGKPVTVIGKFQVEDEKRKEILKLLKTKLACGGSIKDESIEIQGDLKDKIRIILVDNGWKFKN
- the tsaD gene encoding tRNA (adenosine(37)-N6)-threonylcarbamoyltransferase complex transferase subunit TsaD, which codes for MILAIESSCDDSSISITKIETLELVFHKKISQELEHSIYGGVVPELAARLHIEALPKILEECKKYLKDLKAVAVTNAPGLSVTLTEGVAMAKAISIALNLPLIAVNHLKGHVHSLFIEKESLFPITVLLVSGGHTQIVEAKSLNDMQILARTLDDSFGESFDKVSKMLNLGYPGGPIIEKYAEHGDKNRFIFPIPLSQSPKIEFSYSGLKNAVRLKIDELERTTLNEQDIYDVCACFQKTAVEHILQKLRKLFKQNTIKDFAIVGGASANLFLRKELEDLCKKYGTTLHLSELKYCSDNAAMIGRVAIEQYKNGEFTTLEDLDIKTRLKDY
- a CDS encoding thiazole synthase, coding for MSDILKIGKYEFNSRLIVGSGKYKDFQTTKEATLASGSELITVAIRRVNITNPNEENLLDYFKDTNIKFLPNSAGCKNAQEAVTTFRLMREATGIDLVKLEIIGDFTKTLYPDVIETIKACEILKKDGFTVMAYTSDDLIVAKRLEDMGADAIMPLAAPIGSGLGVQNKYNIAFIKDSVKVPVIVDAGVGCASDASICMELGADGVLTNTAIACAKDPISMAIAMKHAVIAGRLGYKAGRIEKKPYASASSPLDGLIQF
- a CDS encoding NAD(P)H-hydrate dehydratase, encoding MKKVFDEVASLEKRVVKDFFLSEEILMEHASNSIFNYILKKFRKNKTILIVCGCGNNGADGLALARLLHKNFNVKIYIVKEPKSAMAKLQYKRAKSLNIEFVHNLFEADIIVDCIFGTGLNKKLDENIINLIASLNSFNSFKIACDIPSGIDIYGQIINIAYKSDITFTMGAYKTSLFSDTAKDYVGDIKLVNLGVHKDIFQIDADIFLLEKKDMVLPFRNNKNSHKGTFGHLNIIAGEKIGASIISSKAAFSFGAGLVTIVCSKEQNITEYIMQSRNIAQNCTAIAIGMGLGEIYDKNLEEILELNFPKVFDADIFYKPLIVNYLDENIVLTPHPKEFISLLKLTNIADISIEELQNNRFLYVKKFCKKYPKTTLLLKGANVLIAKDNKIYINSYGTQVLSKGGSGDVLSGLIASLLAQGYEPLNATISASLAHTLASKKYKKNNYSLNPNDLIKKVKKL